A part of Candidatus Omnitrophota bacterium genomic DNA contains:
- a CDS encoding class II SORL domain-containing protein yields MAELKELFQAADWKKEKHVPVIDAPDKCKKGEWVKASLAVGKEIAHPNTTEHHIRWIALFFLPDGEKFPYQIGRFEFDAHGESAAGPNMSTVYTHPEGIAVFKTDKPGMILVSSYCNIHGLWQSSKKLEVA; encoded by the coding sequence ATGGCAGAGTTGAAAGAGTTGTTTCAGGCCGCGGACTGGAAGAAGGAGAAACACGTCCCGGTTATCGACGCGCCCGATAAGTGCAAAAAGGGCGAATGGGTAAAAGCATCTTTAGCCGTAGGTAAGGAAATAGCGCATCCTAATACCACCGAACATCATATAAGGTGGATAGCCTTATTCTTTTTACCCGACGGTGAGAAGTTCCCGTATCAGATAGGTAGGTTTGAATTTGACGCGCACGGCGAATCCGCGGCCGGACCCAATATGAGCACCGTCTATACCCACCCGGAGGGTATTGCGGTATTCAAGACCGATAAGCCGGGCATGATCCTCGTGTCATCTTATTGCAACATACACGGCCTGTGGCAGAGTTCGAAGAAATTGGAAGTTGCTTGA
- a CDS encoding glutaredoxin domain-containing protein has product MAKKVKVYSTPTCPYCVRVKQFLKESAVSFEDIDVSRDQDAAQEMIKMSGQMGVPVVDIDGELIVGFDREKIKKSLGL; this is encoded by the coding sequence GTGGCAAAAAAAGTGAAAGTTTATTCTACGCCCACATGCCCGTATTGCGTAAGGGTAAAGCAGTTTTTAAAAGAGAGCGCTGTCAGTTTTGAGGATATAGATGTTTCCAGGGACCAGGACGCGGCACAGGAGATGATAAAGATGTCCGGCCAAATGGGTGTTCCCGTGGTAGACATCGATGGAGAGCTTATCGTCGGATTTGACAGGGAAAAAATAAAGAAGAGCCTGGGCCTTTAA
- a CDS encoding FAD-dependent oxidoreductase has protein sequence MYDLIIIGAGPAGITAAIYAIRKRISLLVISKDIGGQAAWSGDIENYTGYQFVTGPELTLKFEEHMRKYNIPMKETEDVVDVRKSDDKIVVKTDKGTYESKAVIIASGKRSRELNIPGEKEFKNRGLTYCATCDGPLFAGKDVAVIGGGNSALDAALQLIKIARRVYLINIVARLTGDPVMIEKVQESKVVSIMNSTKVLGVTGAKMVTGIKVESEGKARELPVEGVFVEIGLIPNSHFAPDIAKNSLGEIRVDSFNHTNVPGIFAAGDVTDVPEKQIIIAAGEGSKASLGVFRYLNQRK, from the coding sequence ATGTATGATCTCATTATAATCGGCGCAGGGCCGGCCGGTATTACAGCCGCTATCTACGCCATCCGCAAAAGAATAAGCCTGCTTGTAATAAGTAAGGATATCGGCGGGCAGGCTGCCTGGTCGGGCGACATAGAAAACTACACAGGCTACCAGTTTGTCACGGGGCCCGAGCTTACCTTAAAATTCGAAGAGCATATGCGCAAGTATAACATCCCAATGAAAGAGACAGAGGATGTTGTCGACGTTAGGAAGTCAGACGATAAGATTGTTGTAAAGACCGACAAGGGTACATATGAGTCAAAGGCCGTCATAATCGCTTCCGGCAAGAGATCGAGAGAGCTGAATATCCCGGGCGAGAAGGAATTTAAGAACAGGGGCCTTACCTACTGCGCGACATGCGACGGCCCGTTATTTGCCGGTAAAGATGTCGCCGTCATAGGCGGAGGAAATTCCGCGCTGGACGCGGCTTTGCAGTTGATAAAGATCGCGCGCCGTGTTTATCTTATAAATATAGTTGCCCGTCTTACGGGCGACCCTGTAATGATAGAAAAAGTCCAGGAATCAAAAGTTGTATCTATCATGAATAGCACTAAAGTTTTAGGTGTAACAGGCGCCAAGATGGTTACGGGTATAAAGGTAGAGAGTGAAGGCAAGGCGCGGGAGCTGCCGGTCGAAGGAGTTTTTGTGGAGATAGGCCTTATACCGAATTCGCATTTCGCTCCTGACATAGCTAAAAATTCATTGGGCGAAATAAGGGTGGACTCTTTTAATCATACAAATGTTCCGGGAATATTCGCGGCGGGAGATGTGACCGATGTTCCGGAAAAGCAGATAATAATCGCGGCAGGCGAAGGCTCTAAAGCGTCGCTGGGAGTTTTTCGTTACCTTAACCAGCGTAAATAA